The Gammaproteobacteria bacterium genome contains the following window.
ATGACCAACTCGCCAACCATATCAATCAGCGCATCGACTTTATCGATGCCAACACGTATCGACCCGGAGTCTGATGGTGCAGCGCGGCGCACTGCAGATTGATCCGTCTTGGATACTGCATTTTCCTGACCGACACTTGATCTATTAACGTTATCCCTCTCACCTGAGGCTGCCTTTACTTCGGGTTGGGTGACGGACTCACTTATAACATCCACAGTCAATGCTGATGCATTATCTTGCGCGTTAGAAGAAGAGGTACTGACTGTTTCTATGGTGATATCTGCATCATCCTCAACCCATGAAAATACGTCTTTAATTGCCGACTCTTCAACTACTCCATGAAGCATAATTTCCCACGCAAGGTAGCTATTTTCAGGATTTAGCTTTTCCAAGTGCGGCAATTTGTCGAGATTGGCAATTACTTCCATATCACCAAGCTCAGAAAGTTCGGCCAATATTCTTAGGGGGTCATTCCCAGTTCTGAAAAGATGTGACTTTGGAGTGAATTTTATTTTATAGCTCGTGCCAATATTGGACGTCTTTATAATGGGTGCTATCGCCTCTGATGTCGCTGATTGTTGTTCTGGAGACTTCTTCGGCTCCTCGCCACTGAGCATTTCCTCTAATTTAGCATGAACCATATTGATCCTGGCTTGATCCAGCGGCAGCTTAGACTGTAACGACTTCATCATTTCACGAATGACATCGACCGATGTCAACATCAGCTCAACCGCCGGCTGGCTAATCTTCCTCTTTCCGCTTCTCATTTCATCAAGAAGAGTTTCAAGTACATGTGTAAAATTAGAAACCTCTTTCAGCCCAAAGGTACCACTTCCCCCTTTTATGGAGTGAGCCGCCCTGAATATATTATTGATCGTTTCATCATCCACTGAACTGCTATCAAGATTAAGCAGCTCAGACTCCATGATATCGAGACCTTCAAAACTTTCTTCGTAGAAGGTGGCTAGAAATTGACTGATGTCGATGCTCATGTCATGGTCCTTGTATTACCTGATAACCTTTTTAATAGTGGCCAGCAACTGATCTGGATTAAAAGGTTTTACTATCCAGCCTGTAGCGCCCGCAGCCTTGCCTTCCACCTTTTTTTCAGCCCCGGATTCAGTAGTCAGCATCAAAATTGGCGTAAACTTGAAAGTCGGCAATACACGCAGTGCCTTTATTAAAGCGATGCCATCCATCTTGGGCATGTTGACGTCAGTCAACACCAGATCAATCTTGGCCGTCTTTGCCTTACTCAGAGCATCTTGACCATCAACAGCCTCAACAACGCTGTAGCCAGCTCCTTTCAACGTAAACGACACCATTTGTCGCATTGATGCAGAGTCATCAACGGCTAATATTGTGGGCATAACTGACTCCTATCCTGCATATAATCTTTATATTCCGTAAACAATCCCTAAACAGCGTTTAAATGCAGTACTTCACCAAGCCCTGATAACTTTCCGGCATTAATGAGGGCCTGCGATGGCGACTGCCATCGAATAGCGTGTTTTGCCTGGTCTGCATCATTGAATAACGCCGTCAACAATTGCAAGGCTGCGCCATCTATACGTTCTAGATGCGTGGCATCCAGAACAATCTCCCCATCAGAAACCATCGCCTGAAGAATGAGCGCTCTGAAGTCCATAACTACACTGACATCAAGCGATTCGCCACAATCGATGACCATAAGCGAATCGTTGCTAGATAAATGATCCATATCATCCCTCTATTATTTATAGGGATATTCCTGAACTTGAATATATCCACCCGAACCACTTCTAATGGGTTAACGGCAGGTTATTGAATGACTTTAACGTTCAAAACCGCAGATAATGTAAGAAATATTTTTGGGAAACATTGGGTTAGAATGGTTTAAAGCTAATCTACAGACTTGATAACAACGAAAGGATTAAATCAATTAAGGCGGCTGCCCTCAAACGTTCCTATGATGTTTTATTTGCGGGCTCGCGACTATTGCGCTCATCTTGTTCAATTTGTTCGCGTTTCTCCTGTATCTTTCTTTCGTCAGCAACATACCTGGCCAGTACGTTATCCAGCGCCTTGGATCGCCCCCTCTGCGAAAACCAAAATGCTTTACTACGATCCAAATCGAGCAGTGCCTGTTCAATCGATTTCTCCTGCTGTTCAATGGCCTGCTTTAATTTTTCCAAAAAGAGGCGATAATCAACCGCCTTGGCACTGGGCATACCGGTTTTTCCCACCAGACTAAATTGACGCACGTATTCGTTGTGATATTGCTTCAGATCACTCAGCCTGTTGATAGCCTGCTCGTATTTTTTCAAAGATGCGCCCAGAGATTCCGCCGCCTTTCTTTCAGCATCATGTGCAAGATCGACGATTGGCGTAAATCTCTTTGATTTTTTCATGTCCAACTTTATGACCGGGAATTATCTTTGAACTGGCAATTGATCATTCGCAAATAGAGTCCTGAGTGCGGCACATGATTCTTCGTGGGTCACTCGCTCATCAATCCCCTGCTGCAGAAATCTCGTCATGCTTGGATGCAAAGCAATGGCTTCATCGGTCCGTTTATCGCTACCCTTGGCATAGGCGCCAATACTGATTAGATCTCTATTCTGTTCATAGGTAGAATATATTTGCCTGAACTTTCTGGCCATCATTTGATCATCCTGACTCACGATCTCATTCATAACTCGGCTGATCGAACCCTCAATTTCAATAGCAGGATAATGCCCCATATCGGCCAGTCGTCTCGACAACACAATATGCCCATCCAGAATAGCGCGCGCCGCATCTGCAATAGGATCTTGACCATCATCGCCCTCGGTTAATACCGTATAGAAGGCCGTTATCGATCCAACTCCGTCACGACTATTTCCTGCGCGTTCCACAAGCTGTGGTAACTTGAAGAAAACAGAAGGCGGATATCCCTTGGTCGCAGGTGGTTCTCCAATCGCCAGCGCAATCTCGCGTTGAGCCTGCGCATAGCGCGTCAATGAGTCCATAAGGAGAAGAACATTTTTGCCCTGATCCCGAAAATATTCAGCAATACTTGCGGCCAGCGATGCACCATGTAATCGCATCAGCGGTGGCATATCCGCGGGAGTCGCTACCACAACCGCCCGCGACATACCTTCCTCGCCTAGAATCCTTTCAATGAACTCTTTCACTTCGCGGCCACGCTCACCAATGAGTCCCACCACAATCACATCAGCATTGGTAAATCTTGTCATCATGCCAAGCAGCACACTTTTACCCACACCACTTCCTGCGAACAACCCCATGCGCTGCCCACGTCCAACAGTATATAAAGCATTGATGGCACGCACCCCCACATCCAAGTGGTGCTCAATGGGTTTTCTGTCAAGAGGATTAATCATTTTTGGATTCAATGAAACACGAGCCGAGGTCTTGAGCGGCCCTTTACCATCCAAAGGCTTGCCAGTACCATCCAGAACACGGCCCAGCAGTTCTGGGCCCGCAGGAGCATCACTAATAGTACTTACAGGATAAACCGAGGCATTAGGCACCAGGCCTCTAATGTCCCCCACAGGCATCAAATAGGTCTTTCCCCCGGAAAAGCCAACAACCTCCGCTTCGATAGGAAGGCCAAGAGAAGAAGAAATAAGACATCTACCACCAATAACCGCCCGAATTCCAACCGCTTCCAGAGTCAAGCCAACCATCCTGGTTAACTTCCCACATATCTGAATAGGAATCGCAGTATCAAGTCTCGTCTTTCTTTGCGAAAGTCTATTATGTACGTTCTGCTTGGATAGATAATATTCAGGTGTTTCGTGCGTCATGTTCCCGCTCACCGCCTAATAACTCAGCCGCAATCGTAGCTATCCGGTTTTCAATGCTGGCATCGATAAGAGACTCCTCAGTCTCCACCCTGCATCCACCTCTCTCAACAGAAAGATCATCATGCAGTTCAATTCGTGCATCTTGCTTGCCAATGGCATATATTTCCCTGACGATCTCCGCATCCGCAGGATTTAAATATATGGACACCTTTGAATACATCGGTGGCAAACTTGCTATGGCCTCGCGTACAACGCCGACAATATGCTTCGGGTCAGTCTTAAATTCTCTTCTTATAATTTGCCTGGCAATCGCAATAGAAAGATTAACTATCTCTTCTTCCAACTTGTCATCAACCTCTTTAAGAGGATTTATAAAATGATCGATTATATTTAGTATTGTTCGCCTTTCTTTATCAGCCTGTTTTCTCCCTTGCTCCAGTCCATCGGCGGTTCCATGAGCATAACCCTCTTGCCGTGCCTGCTCATAAATCCTTTTCAATTCGTCATCAGAAACAATATTCTTGTTTCTAACTACATGCTCGGAAAGAATTCCGGAGCTATGTTCTACAT
Protein-coding sequences here:
- a CDS encoding response regulator: MPTILAVDDSASMRQMVSFTLKGAGYSVVEAVDGQDALSKAKTAKIDLVLTDVNMPKMDGIALIKALRVLPTFKFTPILMLTTESGAEKKVEGKAAGATGWIVKPFNPDQLLATIKKVIR
- a CDS encoding STAS domain-containing protein; translated protein: MDHLSSNDSLMVIDCGESLDVSVVMDFRALILQAMVSDGEIVLDATHLERIDGAALQLLTALFNDADQAKHAIRWQSPSQALINAGKLSGLGEVLHLNAV
- the fliJ gene encoding flagellar export protein FliJ is translated as MKKSKRFTPIVDLAHDAERKAAESLGASLKKYEQAINRLSDLKQYHNEYVRQFSLVGKTGMPSAKAVDYRLFLEKLKQAIEQQEKSIEQALLDLDRSKAFWFSQRGRSKALDNVLARYVADERKIQEKREQIEQDERNSREPANKTS
- the fliI gene encoding flagellar protein export ATPase FliI yields the protein MTHETPEYYLSKQNVHNRLSQRKTRLDTAIPIQICGKLTRMVGLTLEAVGIRAVIGGRCLISSSLGLPIEAEVVGFSGGKTYLMPVGDIRGLVPNASVYPVSTISDAPAGPELLGRVLDGTGKPLDGKGPLKTSARVSLNPKMINPLDRKPIEHHLDVGVRAINALYTVGRGQRMGLFAGSGVGKSVLLGMMTRFTNADVIVVGLIGERGREVKEFIERILGEEGMSRAVVVATPADMPPLMRLHGASLAASIAEYFRDQGKNVLLLMDSLTRYAQAQREIALAIGEPPATKGYPPSVFFKLPQLVERAGNSRDGVGSITAFYTVLTEGDDGQDPIADAARAILDGHIVLSRRLADMGHYPAIEIEGSISRVMNEIVSQDDQMMARKFRQIYSTYEQNRDLISIGAYAKGSDKRTDEAIALHPSMTRFLQQGIDERVTHEESCAALRTLFANDQLPVQR
- a CDS encoding flagellar assembly protein FliH, which gives rise to MSNIIKSNDVNEPKKWERPEFFSDVEHSSGILSEHVVRNKNIVSDDELKRIYEQARQEGYAHGTADGLEQGRKQADKERRTILNIIDHFINPLKEVDDKLEEEIVNLSIAIARQIIRREFKTDPKHIVGVVREAIASLPPMYSKVSIYLNPADAEIVREIYAIGKQDARIELHDDLSVERGGCRVETEESLIDASIENRIATIAAELLGGEREHDARNT